Proteins from one Listeria innocua genomic window:
- a CDS encoding sensor histidine kinase, whose protein sequence is MRMTQELPRKRVFKRMLLIFSLTSLFTVSLLLFFIYKYYTNIQLDTNLQRAETIASKQLEALTEKQKALISLTQDIYRNSDLMQDVQIAMTNDYGSYTEQNIDNYFKSKNFYSVDMQTYLQSYFSYDEDIIALQLISDDGSYSYTFPSRYREWKETVDTYGEENIASQASKQGNFYTIENKIVVKQPINDPSTLKQMGYLLLYIDPTFLNKWITKDYKNSIFQINNTKGAELYSNHPAKQITPPEKQGWMNVDNKKIYFQKTEDETTGLKNNTFLYRVTDDSAPLIELTLFGIGLLLVIFSISVNFVISRRYSKRILTIIGGMNRVENGTLDAKLPVDNNGDELTMISERFNHMTENLDAYVKKVYSLEMEEQKARLKALQGQMQPHFLYNSLEAIRMNARVEGAKETSDMIYQLATLLRYTANHREITTLGEEINYVKQYVRFMEMRHEQPIKLEIHIEKRFNHTHIPRFALQPLIENFFKYAYKENQHPVVTITVTAENNNLQFQIKDNGKGMDAEKLKEVQATIESKAETSHIGLANLNKRLQLLYGEAYSLTITSKPNEGTIILFQVPQNTGGEK, encoded by the coding sequence ATTAGAATGACACAAGAATTACCACGTAAGCGCGTTTTTAAAAGGATGTTATTAATTTTTTCTTTAACAAGTCTTTTTACCGTGAGCTTGTTACTTTTTTTCATTTATAAGTACTATACCAACATTCAGCTCGATACAAATCTTCAGCGCGCAGAAACTATCGCCAGCAAGCAGTTGGAAGCTTTAACTGAAAAGCAAAAGGCATTAATTAGTTTAACGCAAGATATTTACCGTAATAGTGATTTGATGCAAGATGTTCAAATCGCGATGACGAACGACTACGGTAGCTACACTGAGCAAAATATCGACAACTATTTTAAAAGTAAAAATTTTTATTCTGTAGATATGCAAACCTATTTACAGTCTTATTTTTCGTATGATGAAGATATTATTGCATTGCAGCTTATTTCAGATGACGGGAGCTACTCCTATACATTCCCGAGTCGTTACCGTGAATGGAAAGAAACTGTTGATACATATGGTGAAGAAAATATTGCCAGTCAAGCATCGAAACAAGGAAATTTTTATACGATAGAAAATAAAATTGTCGTGAAACAGCCGATTAACGATCCGAGTACATTAAAACAAATGGGCTATCTATTGCTTTATATTGATCCGACCTTTTTAAACAAATGGATTACGAAAGATTATAAAAACTCGATTTTCCAAATAAATAATACAAAAGGGGCCGAGTTATATTCCAATCATCCTGCAAAACAAATAACCCCACCCGAAAAACAAGGTTGGATGAATGTAGATAATAAGAAAATATACTTTCAAAAAACAGAGGATGAAACTACTGGCTTAAAAAATAATACATTTTTATATCGTGTCACGGATGATAGCGCGCCATTAATCGAGTTGACTTTATTTGGGATTGGTTTGTTACTCGTTATTTTTTCTATTAGCGTTAATTTTGTAATAAGCAGGCGCTACTCCAAGCGGATTTTGACAATTATTGGTGGGATGAACCGAGTGGAAAATGGAACGCTTGATGCAAAACTACCTGTCGATAATAACGGGGATGAACTGACGATGATTAGTGAGCGATTTAACCATATGACTGAAAATCTCGACGCTTATGTGAAGAAGGTCTATAGTCTTGAAATGGAAGAACAAAAAGCACGACTCAAAGCGCTTCAAGGGCAAATGCAACCTCATTTTCTTTATAATTCTTTAGAAGCAATTAGAATGAATGCCCGCGTAGAAGGAGCGAAAGAAACAAGTGATATGATTTACCAACTTGCGACGCTGCTACGCTATACTGCTAACCACCGCGAAATCACAACTTTAGGCGAAGAAATCAATTATGTAAAACAATATGTTCGTTTTATGGAAATGCGCCATGAACAGCCGATTAAGTTAGAAATCCATATTGAAAAACGTTTTAATCATACCCATATTCCACGATTTGCCTTGCAGCCGCTCATTGAGAATTTTTTCAAATATGCCTATAAAGAAAACCAACATCCAGTAGTTACAATTACGGTCACGGCGGAAAATAACAATTTACAATTTCAAATAAAAGATAATGGTAAAGGAATGGACGCGGAAAAGCTAAAAGAAGTCCAAGCGACGATTGAAAGTAAAGCTGAAACAAGCCACATCGGCCTAGCTAATTTAAACAAACGACTGCAACTTTTATATGGTGAAGCTTACTCATTAACGATTACAAGTAAGCCAAATGAAGGTACGATCATTCTATTTCAAGTACCTCAAAATACGGGAGGAGAAAAGTGA
- a CDS encoding YesL family protein — MKLIDKFSVISDWIIRLVWTNLVWLFLVLMGGIVLGFMPATVALFTITRKWARGDLDTPVWKSAWQTYKQVFVSANLAGGIFAAIGIFLYADLRIVFELMQGFWSTILYFFLMFLLFLVGIAFLQYFTVFVHFQMKNVRAYVGQAFLLAITSFKNTFMIVVGLVFCAWLISKMPAFILFISGVLPSYWIMKINLQRFKQMEPK; from the coding sequence ATGAAACTTATTGATAAATTCTCAGTTATTAGTGATTGGATAATACGGCTTGTTTGGACGAATTTAGTATGGCTTTTTCTTGTATTAATGGGCGGGATTGTGCTTGGATTTATGCCAGCGACAGTTGCTCTTTTTACGATTACGAGAAAATGGGCGAGAGGCGATTTAGACACGCCTGTTTGGAAATCAGCTTGGCAAACTTATAAGCAAGTATTTGTTTCTGCTAATTTAGCAGGTGGGATTTTTGCAGCCATTGGGATATTTCTTTATGCTGATTTACGGATTGTTTTTGAACTGATGCAAGGATTTTGGTCGACCATTTTATACTTTTTCTTGATGTTCTTACTTTTTCTCGTTGGTATTGCCTTTTTGCAGTATTTTACCGTATTTGTTCACTTCCAAATGAAAAATGTTCGCGCTTATGTTGGCCAAGCATTCTTACTAGCTATTACTAGTTTTAAAAACACCTTTATGATTGTGGTTGGACTCGTTTTTTGTGCCTGGTTGATTTCTAAAATGCCAGCTTTTATTTTGTTTATCTCAGGCGTTTTACCAAGTTATTGGATAATGAAAATCAACTTGCAACGTTTTAAACAGATGGAGCCAAAGTAA
- a CDS encoding glycoside hydrolase family 125 protein, with protein MTKKVPTSFNKWIDIVKTTFPENEKLHRMFEKCFTNTYTTTLQETEEGLPFVITGDIPAMWLRDSTSQIRPYLIVAEEDEEMATLIENLIKLQTKYILHDPYANAFNKTANGAGFQQDKTEMSDLVWERKYEIDSLCYPVQLAYLLWKSTNHTGHFTEEFRQALHQIIDVFKTEQKHTEQSPYRFERENVRQSDTLNNNGKGTDVSYTGMSWSGFRPSDDACMYGYLVPSNMFLVVVMDYAQEIAAQFYSDDKKLIQASLELREEVATGIETYAKQAHPYYGDVYAYEVDGTGRKLFMDDANVPSLLAAPYLGFCEKNDPAYQATRKLILSRENPYFVEGSVLTGIGSPHTPDHYVWPIALSIEGLTAETESEKQAILEMLIAGDGGTDYMHEGVNASNPAEFTRDWFAWSNAMFSEFVLSLCGVYVKGSPLSK; from the coding sequence ATGACAAAGAAAGTACCAACAAGTTTTAACAAATGGATTGATATAGTAAAAACGACTTTTCCAGAAAATGAAAAATTACATCGCATGTTTGAAAAATGTTTTACTAACACCTATACAACTACTTTGCAGGAAACAGAAGAGGGGCTTCCGTTTGTTATTACAGGCGATATTCCAGCCATGTGGTTACGCGATTCAACGAGCCAAATCCGCCCTTATTTAATTGTTGCAGAAGAAGATGAAGAGATGGCGACATTAATTGAAAATCTCATAAAACTGCAAACAAAATATATTCTTCATGATCCTTATGCGAATGCTTTTAATAAAACTGCGAATGGTGCCGGTTTTCAACAAGATAAAACAGAGATGTCAGACCTTGTTTGGGAGCGTAAATACGAAATTGATTCACTTTGCTACCCAGTCCAGTTAGCTTATCTATTATGGAAAAGTACTAATCACACGGGTCATTTTACCGAGGAATTCAGACAGGCTTTGCACCAGATTATCGACGTATTTAAAACGGAACAAAAGCATACGGAGCAAAGTCCATATCGTTTTGAACGAGAAAATGTGCGTCAATCAGATACTTTAAATAATAATGGCAAAGGAACAGATGTAAGTTATACGGGGATGTCTTGGAGTGGATTTAGACCGAGTGATGATGCGTGTATGTACGGTTATCTTGTGCCAAGTAATATGTTTTTGGTCGTAGTGATGGATTACGCTCAAGAAATAGCGGCACAGTTTTATTCGGACGATAAGAAATTAATCCAAGCTAGTTTGGAGTTAAGAGAAGAAGTCGCAACTGGAATTGAAACATACGCTAAACAAGCGCACCCGTATTACGGCGATGTTTATGCTTATGAAGTTGACGGAACTGGGCGCAAGTTATTTATGGATGATGCTAATGTACCGAGCTTACTCGCTGCGCCGTATCTAGGTTTTTGTGAGAAAAATGATCCAGCATATCAAGCGACTAGAAAACTCATTTTAAGTCGAGAAAATCCTTATTTTGTAGAAGGTAGCGTCCTTACTGGAATCGGTAGCCCTCATACGCCGGATCATTATGTATGGCCGATTGCGCTCAGTATTGAAGGTTTAACCGCAGAAACAGAAAGCGAGAAACAAGCTATTTTAGAGATGTTAATAGCTGGTGATGGTGGCACGGATTACATGCATGAAGGAGTTAATGCTTCAAACCCAGCTGAATTCACTCGCGACTGGTTTGCTTGGTCGAATGCGATGTTTAGTGAATTTGTCCTAAGTTTATGTGGTGTATATGTAAAAGGAAGCCCATTAAGTAAATAA
- a CDS encoding alpha-mannosidase: MTRKKAHIISHSHWDREWFLPLESLRFRLVTLMDEVEDLLDKEAGFNHFHMDGQMIMLEDYLAVKPAKREKMKQLVADGKLRIGPWYMLQDAFLTSGEANIRNLQYGLEMAEEFGQAEKIGYFPDTFGLYGQVPQLMRQAGFDTVVFGRGVNPTGFNNQVFDSAFASKYSEMFWESPDGSKVLGILLANWYSNGNEIPTDKEAAKIFWDKKLADVERFASTDEWLFMNGCDHQPVQTDLAEALEVARELYPEIDFIHSHFEKYQDAVKAGLEPEKLQTVHGELTSQQSDGWSTLANTASSRIYLKQANAKIERLLERLAEPISVMATEAGVSYPHEYLAFAWKLLMENQIHDSITGCSLDEVHREMEARFEKVEQTTMAIIQNAARKITEQIATNDAGIPITVFHAGGLEATRTVELELETDAIHFSEMHFELIPDELAKLPEQSFRMETSNGEEIPVVVEPLGIHFNYDLPERKFRDSYFARKYKLTFTVEHLPAVGYQTIYAHPVAVSDDEKELTGDLQLENQYLKVEIAPNGTYSILDKEKAVEVAGLGAYEDVGDIGNEYMFKETGDNLRINTFNSKPAVRVLREDKLGKTIEMKHEIEIPVSASATFAEEKRRLVWHPDRTSHRSDNRTTFKITTELTLNKHDKQLTVRVKLDNQVDDHRLRVLLPTGKQTETHQAGSVFEVVTRANKQVEEWTNPANDNRKQGFVTSGNIVVASLDLPEYEVSEQGDRLELTLLRAVSEIGDWGDFPAYEAECHREITAEFHVFLTDESSVNVPAQVNALLAPTFAIQHSSSSKEKILAETKDFAKWKVTDGLVFSAFKLAKDNQPIIRFYQTASEPKLLNTVNLWRKSTILEETAGDAKNQFTVKPNEIITLKGV, translated from the coding sequence ATGACTAGAAAGAAAGCGCATATTATATCGCATTCTCATTGGGACAGAGAATGGTTTTTACCACTGGAAAGCTTAAGATTTAGGCTCGTTACACTTATGGATGAAGTAGAAGATTTACTTGATAAAGAAGCTGGTTTTAATCATTTTCATATGGATGGACAAATGATTATGTTAGAAGATTATTTAGCTGTAAAACCTGCTAAAAGAGAAAAAATGAAACAACTGGTTGCTGATGGAAAATTACGAATCGGCCCTTGGTATATGTTACAAGATGCTTTTTTGACGAGTGGAGAAGCGAATATTCGTAATTTGCAATATGGTTTAGAAATGGCGGAAGAATTCGGTCAAGCGGAAAAAATTGGTTATTTTCCGGATACGTTTGGTTTATATGGTCAAGTGCCGCAATTAATGCGTCAAGCTGGTTTTGACACGGTTGTTTTTGGACGAGGTGTTAACCCAACTGGCTTTAATAACCAAGTATTTGATAGTGCTTTTGCCTCGAAATATTCAGAGATGTTCTGGGAAAGCCCGGACGGTTCGAAAGTTTTAGGAATTTTACTCGCTAATTGGTATTCCAATGGTAATGAAATTCCAACTGATAAAGAAGCAGCAAAAATTTTCTGGGATAAAAAATTGGCAGACGTGGAACGATTTGCATCAACGGATGAATGGTTATTTATGAACGGTTGTGACCACCAGCCTGTCCAAACAGATTTAGCGGAAGCTCTTGAAGTAGCACGGGAACTGTATCCAGAGATTGATTTTATTCATAGTCATTTTGAAAAATACCAAGATGCTGTCAAAGCCGGGCTTGAACCTGAAAAATTACAAACAGTCCACGGAGAATTAACAAGCCAACAATCGGATGGTTGGTCAACGCTTGCTAACACGGCTTCCTCACGTATTTATTTGAAGCAAGCCAATGCTAAAATTGAACGTTTATTAGAGCGTTTAGCTGAACCGATTTCGGTAATGGCAACAGAAGCTGGTGTTAGTTATCCGCATGAATATCTGGCTTTTGCTTGGAAATTACTCATGGAAAATCAAATCCATGACAGCATTACAGGATGTAGTTTGGATGAAGTGCACCGCGAAATGGAAGCTCGTTTTGAAAAAGTAGAACAAACAACTATGGCGATTATTCAAAACGCCGCACGTAAAATAACGGAACAAATCGCAACAAATGATGCGGGTATTCCAATTACGGTTTTCCATGCAGGAGGGCTAGAAGCAACTAGAACTGTCGAACTTGAACTTGAAACAGACGCGATTCATTTTTCTGAGATGCATTTTGAATTGATACCAGATGAATTAGCAAAACTTCCCGAACAAAGTTTTCGGATGGAAACAAGTAATGGGGAGGAAATTCCGGTTGTAGTTGAGCCACTTGGTATTCATTTTAACTATGATTTACCAGAACGAAAATTCCGCGATTCTTATTTTGCAAGAAAGTATAAACTAACCTTTACTGTGGAACATTTACCAGCAGTTGGGTACCAAACAATCTATGCGCATCCGGTCGCAGTTTCGGATGACGAAAAAGAGCTAACAGGGGACTTACAGTTAGAAAATCAATATTTAAAAGTGGAAATCGCGCCGAACGGAACTTACTCCATTTTGGATAAAGAAAAGGCTGTAGAAGTCGCGGGACTTGGGGCATATGAGGATGTTGGCGATATTGGTAACGAGTATATGTTTAAAGAAACAGGTGATAATTTACGTATAAATACCTTTAATTCAAAACCAGCAGTTCGCGTGTTGCGTGAAGATAAGCTTGGAAAGACAATCGAAATGAAACATGAAATAGAAATCCCAGTAAGCGCAAGTGCGACATTTGCTGAAGAAAAACGCCGACTAGTATGGCATCCGGACCGGACGTCACATCGTTCAGACAATCGTACTACTTTTAAAATCACTACAGAACTGACGCTGAATAAACATGATAAACAACTAACTGTTCGCGTTAAACTAGATAACCAGGTGGATGACCATCGCCTTCGCGTACTTTTACCAACTGGGAAACAAACAGAAACACATCAAGCGGGCAGTGTTTTTGAAGTAGTAACGCGCGCGAATAAACAAGTGGAAGAATGGACAAATCCTGCTAATGATAACCGGAAACAAGGTTTTGTTACTAGTGGAAATATCGTTGTTGCAAGCCTCGACTTACCGGAATATGAAGTAAGCGAGCAAGGGGACAGATTGGAACTAACACTTTTACGCGCAGTATCAGAAATTGGCGATTGGGGTGATTTCCCAGCATATGAAGCAGAATGCCACCGCGAAATCACAGCCGAGTTCCATGTATTCTTAACAGACGAATCAAGCGTCAACGTCCCTGCACAAGTTAACGCACTCTTAGCACCTACTTTTGCCATTCAACACTCGTCATCATCAAAAGAAAAAATTCTTGCAGAAACAAAAGATTTTGCGAAATGGAAAGTAACAGACGGACTTGTTTTTTCCGCATTTAAACTAGCGAAAGACAATCAACCAATTATTCGTTTCTATCAAACCGCATCCGAGCCAAAACTATTAAACACGGTTAATCTGTGGAGAAAATCGACCATTTTAGAAGAAACAGCAGGAGATGCCAAAAATCAATTTACCGTTAAACCAAACGAAATTATCACATTAAAAGGAGTGTAA
- a CDS encoding alpha-mannosidase yields the protein MFFTKDKLRGRLDEVALYRYEKTYPIQKFQAAEDMDGNIAARPQTVIYDNELTIGENWAGRDRYVWLKTTITFPSAKEGTRLIGYFDFGNTGDGHNSGFESLLFVNGEPFQGVDQNHQEVLFPDSFAGKTTELVFRLWSGLEGGGAPSIQTHQLKEAFIGYLNLVIDDLYFTSKATLKTLDQLEENNPTYAPLLQAINRAYLAIDWGTPGSNQNLSSMENANQILQAAIKEMPKNFPIKVAAVGHTHIDVAWLWRLKHTREKAARSFSTVLHLMEDYPEYLFLQSQPQLYAYIKEDYPEIYAKIKAKIEEGNWEADGGMWLEADCNIPSGESLVRQMLYGQKFLREEFGKPSSFLWLPDVFGYSWALPQILRKSGIKTFMTTKISWNQYNRMPHDTFQWRGIDGTEILTHFITAPEKNSRISTYNGKMTARELVGLWDKYQDKEINQELLLAYGYGDGGGGVNREMLEMRRRYDKMPGIPEVKPKSATDYFDDLHETINSTDQYVHTWNGELYFEYHRGTYTSQAFTKKMNRKIELGLRNSEWLSVLANLKEGTTYPTEKLANIWQILLRNQFHDIIPGSSIKEVYDDALIEYTEALTENNTIISKQLEKLTQQASEKITLWNSSTWNRPRYIEIKADNPASNLAFYDQKNKPLPAQKLANGAWLIQHHNLPALGATSISVKETTSELTKSPFTYKDKQLETPYYQIAWNENGQFTSIFDKKNNRQVLAENARGNVFQLFEDKPMWHDAWDIDLFYQEKQKEITALDSFEVINNGPLELTIKQVLHSEKSQITQWIHFYHESPEIRFETEVDWRDRNQLLKVAFPVSVHASEASYDIQFGNVKRPTHWNTSWDYARFETVGHQWADLSEKNYGVSLLNDSKYGYDIKDSTIRLTLLKAAGYPDPEADLGLHQFTYSLFPHQGDFLDGETVQTAWELNNPIFTSNGEIEPFSLFQVTNPYVMIDSVKQAEDGNGLIIRLHEFAGTHGEVTLTSDYAITSITECNLLEENETTLETTTFAITPFEIKTYRIYLK from the coding sequence ATGTTTTTCACAAAAGATAAATTACGCGGTAGACTAGATGAAGTCGCCCTTTACCGCTATGAAAAAACGTATCCGATTCAGAAGTTCCAAGCAGCTGAGGATATGGACGGAAACATTGCAGCGCGTCCTCAAACTGTCATTTATGATAACGAATTAACTATTGGAGAAAACTGGGCCGGCCGCGATCGCTACGTCTGGTTAAAAACAACGATTACCTTCCCCAGTGCCAAAGAAGGTACTCGCTTAATCGGTTACTTTGATTTTGGTAATACTGGCGACGGTCATAATTCTGGCTTTGAATCCTTATTATTCGTAAACGGCGAACCATTCCAAGGTGTCGACCAAAATCACCAAGAAGTTCTTTTCCCTGACAGTTTTGCTGGAAAAACGACCGAACTTGTCTTTCGTTTATGGTCTGGTCTTGAAGGCGGTGGCGCTCCTTCCATCCAAACACATCAGTTAAAAGAAGCATTTATTGGTTATTTAAACCTCGTGATTGACGATTTATATTTTACAAGTAAAGCTACCTTAAAAACACTCGATCAACTGGAAGAAAATAATCCGACATACGCTCCCCTGCTTCAAGCTATTAACCGCGCTTACCTAGCGATTGATTGGGGAACACCAGGCTCTAACCAAAATCTTTCCTCCATGGAAAACGCCAACCAAATCTTGCAAGCAGCAATAAAAGAAATGCCGAAAAACTTTCCTATCAAAGTAGCAGCAGTTGGACATACCCATATCGATGTAGCATGGCTATGGCGTTTAAAACATACCCGCGAAAAAGCAGCACGATCATTCTCGACCGTGCTCCATTTAATGGAAGATTATCCTGAATACTTATTTTTGCAATCACAGCCCCAACTCTACGCCTACATCAAAGAAGATTATCCAGAAATTTATGCCAAAATAAAAGCTAAAATCGAGGAAGGCAACTGGGAGGCTGATGGCGGAATGTGGCTTGAAGCCGATTGTAATATCCCTAGCGGAGAATCACTCGTCAGACAAATGCTCTACGGTCAGAAATTTTTACGCGAAGAGTTTGGCAAACCTTCTAGTTTTCTATGGTTACCTGATGTATTTGGTTATAGCTGGGCCTTGCCGCAAATTCTCCGTAAATCAGGCATCAAAACTTTTATGACGACTAAAATTAGTTGGAATCAATATAACCGAATGCCACATGATACGTTCCAGTGGCGCGGTATTGACGGAACGGAAATCCTAACTCACTTCATCACTGCACCAGAAAAAAACAGCCGAATTTCTACTTATAACGGTAAAATGACCGCGCGTGAACTGGTGGGACTTTGGGATAAATATCAAGATAAAGAAATAAACCAAGAATTATTACTTGCTTATGGTTACGGCGATGGAGGTGGCGGGGTAAATCGCGAAATGCTCGAGATGCGTCGTCGCTATGATAAAATGCCGGGAATCCCTGAAGTAAAACCAAAAAGCGCTACCGATTATTTCGATGATTTACATGAAACGATTAATAGCACTGATCAATATGTCCACACCTGGAACGGGGAACTTTACTTTGAATACCACCGCGGAACTTATACCAGCCAAGCCTTCACGAAAAAAATGAACCGTAAAATCGAGCTTGGTTTAAGAAATAGCGAATGGCTTTCTGTTTTAGCGAACTTAAAAGAAGGAACTACTTATCCGACCGAAAAATTAGCGAACATTTGGCAGATATTACTTCGAAATCAATTTCACGATATTATTCCTGGCTCTTCCATCAAAGAAGTATATGATGATGCGCTAATTGAGTACACTGAAGCACTCACCGAAAACAATACGATTATCTCTAAACAACTGGAAAAACTAACCCAGCAGGCTTCTGAAAAAATAACGCTATGGAATAGTTCCACTTGGAATCGTCCGCGCTATATTGAAATCAAAGCCGATAATCCTGCTAGCAACTTAGCCTTTTATGATCAAAAAAATAAGCCACTCCCTGCACAAAAATTAGCAAATGGCGCGTGGCTCATCCAGCACCATAACTTGCCAGCGCTCGGTGCCACAAGTATTTCCGTTAAAGAAACAACAAGTGAGCTAACAAAATCGCCTTTCACTTACAAAGACAAGCAATTAGAAACACCCTATTATCAAATAGCTTGGAACGAAAACGGCCAATTTACATCCATTTTTGACAAAAAAAATAACCGCCAAGTATTAGCAGAAAACGCGAGGGGGAATGTATTTCAATTATTTGAAGATAAGCCGATGTGGCATGATGCTTGGGATATTGATCTATTTTACCAAGAAAAACAAAAGGAAATTACCGCTTTAGACTCTTTTGAAGTAATCAATAATGGACCACTTGAACTCACTATTAAACAGGTGCTTCACTCAGAAAAATCACAAATTACGCAGTGGATTCATTTTTACCATGAGAGCCCTGAAATCAGATTTGAAACAGAAGTGGATTGGCGTGACCGTAACCAGTTGCTGAAAGTCGCTTTCCCTGTTTCCGTTCATGCCAGTGAAGCTAGTTATGATATTCAATTTGGTAATGTAAAACGACCGACACACTGGAACACAAGCTGGGATTATGCTCGTTTTGAAACAGTTGGGCATCAGTGGGCCGATCTTTCTGAGAAAAATTACGGGGTTAGTTTGCTAAATGATTCCAAATACGGCTATGATATTAAAGACTCGACGATTCGACTAACATTACTCAAAGCAGCGGGCTACCCTGACCCAGAAGCCGATTTAGGTCTTCACCAGTTCACGTATTCACTTTTTCCACATCAAGGAGATTTCTTAGACGGAGAAACAGTCCAAACTGCTTGGGAATTAAACAACCCGATTTTCACATCTAACGGAGAAATCGAACCATTTTCGCTTTTCCAAGTTACTAATCCTTATGTGATGATTGATAGCGTCAAACAAGCTGAGGACGGTAATGGTCTTATCATCCGACTGCATGAATTCGCAGGCACACACGGCGAAGTGACGCTAACTAGCGATTATGCTATTACTTCCATCACAGAATGTAACTTACTGGAGGAAAACGAAACAACACTTGAAACCACAACATTTGCCATTACTCCGTTTGAAATTAAAACTTACCGAATTTATCTAAAATAA
- the cspB gene encoding cold-shock protein CspB: MQTGTVKWFNSEKGFGFIEVEGGDDVFVHFSAIEGEGFKTLDEGQSVEFEIVEGQRGPQAEKVTKL, translated from the coding sequence ATGCAAACAGGTACAGTTAAATGGTTTAATAGTGAAAAAGGTTTCGGTTTCATCGAAGTAGAAGGCGGAGATGATGTATTCGTACACTTCAGCGCTATCGAAGGTGAAGGATTCAAAACTTTAGACGAAGGTCAAAGCGTTGAATTTGAAATCGTTGAAGGTCAACGTGGCCCACAAGCAGAAAAAGTTACTAAACTTTAA
- a CDS encoding phosphatase PAP2 family protein has product MNTNRKKATPLFVIGGFCLILFITIASAIATESNWVARFDLSWIEKIRGGIQPDKTAIVKLVTNLGSAETTIILTIVVVLILFFLRKFVVGLWFGGTMLACGVVLNLVLKTLVARTRPDSVNWLIDESGFSFPSGHATATAVFYGLAAMFLIFTVPKMWQKIVIGIIGYGFILFVMYTRVYLGVHFPTDVLGGFLLGTASVLISLGVYFLVRKPLHNLLVKWRIKDKSIVD; this is encoded by the coding sequence ATGAATACTAATCGAAAAAAAGCGACACCGTTATTCGTTATTGGTGGATTTTGTCTGATTTTATTTATTACAATCGCCTCAGCTATTGCAACAGAAAGTAACTGGGTAGCACGTTTTGATCTAAGCTGGATTGAAAAGATTCGCGGCGGGATTCAACCTGATAAAACAGCTATCGTTAAACTAGTGACCAATTTAGGTAGTGCAGAAACAACTATTATTTTAACTATTGTAGTCGTTCTTATCCTATTCTTTTTACGAAAATTTGTTGTTGGACTATGGTTTGGAGGAACGATGCTAGCTTGTGGTGTTGTCCTTAATCTAGTCTTGAAAACATTAGTTGCTCGTACACGTCCAGATAGCGTTAACTGGTTAATAGATGAGTCAGGTTTTAGTTTTCCTAGTGGACATGCGACTGCTACGGCGGTTTTCTATGGACTTGCAGCGATGTTCTTAATTTTCACAGTGCCAAAAATGTGGCAAAAAATCGTTATCGGAATTATCGGCTATGGATTTATCTTGTTTGTAATGTATACACGTGTTTATTTAGGCGTGCATTTCCCAACAGATGTACTGGGCGGATTTTTACTTGGTACGGCTTCTGTACTCATTTCTTTAGGCGTTTATTTCTTAGTGCGTAAACCGTTACATAATTTACTTGTGAAATGGCGTATTAAAGATAAAAGTATTGTCGATTAA